The following coding sequences are from one Rhabdothermincola sediminis window:
- a CDS encoding acyl-CoA dehydrogenase — translation MAIRLGSIGITDEHLALHDAVHRWVHAHCDPSVSRATLDAPAETMPPFWDDLAASGWLRLHVPEEFGGEGYGLVELAVVLEELGRVCAPGPVLPTVLASAALVLAGDQAQQERWLPGLAEGSLVGAVGLSPDAPVLGASLADVLVLPSPNGDGWAVVARDAVTVTPRPSLDATRRVATVEADPELFQVPEHRLASGPGRIAIRELAATLVAAEAVGGAAWCVDTAASYAKVRIQFGRPIGQFQAVKHRCADMLLRTELARAAAWDAAVACDAARGVACDVARAGDPAAREEAAMAAAVAAALAPDAFFAVAKDCIQVLGGIGYTWEHDAHLYLKRATAMRQLLPGSAARCGELALAGIRRTLRAELPPEADAIRAEVRSFLDELRTHEKPEWNRRIADAGYLVPYWPRPWGRDAGPVEQLVIDEEFAAARVHRPHLQVGTWVLPTLIAHGTLEQQERWIRPTLYGEILWCQMFSEPGAGSDLASLTTRAERVEGGWLLTGQKVWTTMAHLAHWGICLARTNPRVDKHEGITCFMVDMSSPGLDIRPLRELTGQALFNEVFLDEVFVPDDCVVGGVDNGWQAARTTLANERVSMGSGSSFGPGMEAVLAMKGAAEHLGEVGALVAEGEAIAVLGLRSTLRALHGAEPGPESSLRKLLGVEHEQRVQEVGLALLGPEGAIDEGEAAVWIAGFLGNRALSIAGGTSDVQRNIIAERLLGLPRDP, via the coding sequence ATGGCGATCCGTCTCGGGAGCATCGGGATCACCGACGAGCACCTCGCGCTGCACGATGCGGTGCACCGCTGGGTACACGCCCACTGCGACCCCTCGGTGTCGAGGGCCACCCTCGACGCGCCAGCCGAGACCATGCCCCCCTTCTGGGACGACCTGGCGGCGAGCGGGTGGCTGCGCCTGCACGTCCCCGAGGAGTTCGGAGGGGAGGGCTACGGGTTGGTCGAGCTGGCCGTGGTGCTCGAGGAGCTGGGGCGGGTGTGCGCGCCCGGCCCGGTGCTGCCCACGGTGCTCGCCTCCGCCGCGCTGGTGCTCGCCGGTGACCAGGCCCAGCAGGAGCGGTGGCTCCCTGGTCTGGCCGAGGGGTCACTCGTCGGGGCGGTGGGGCTCTCGCCGGACGCGCCCGTGCTGGGCGCCTCGCTGGCCGACGTGCTCGTGCTCCCGTCCCCGAACGGCGACGGGTGGGCGGTGGTGGCGCGGGACGCGGTCACGGTGACCCCGCGACCGAGCCTGGATGCCACTCGGCGGGTGGCGACGGTCGAGGCCGACCCGGAGCTCTTCCAGGTCCCCGAGCACCGATTGGCGAGCGGGCCCGGGCGCATCGCCATCCGCGAGCTGGCCGCGACGCTGGTGGCCGCGGAGGCAGTGGGTGGCGCGGCATGGTGCGTGGACACCGCGGCGAGCTACGCCAAGGTGCGGATCCAGTTCGGTCGGCCGATCGGGCAGTTCCAAGCGGTGAAGCATCGCTGTGCCGACATGCTGTTGCGCACCGAGCTGGCCCGCGCCGCGGCCTGGGACGCCGCCGTGGCCTGCGATGCGGCCCGTGGTGTGGCCTGCGATGTGGCCCGCGCCGGTGACCCGGCTGCCCGTGAGGAAGCCGCCATGGCCGCGGCGGTCGCTGCCGCGCTGGCGCCCGACGCGTTCTTCGCGGTGGCGAAGGACTGTATCCAGGTCCTCGGCGGCATCGGCTACACGTGGGAGCACGACGCGCACCTCTATCTGAAGCGGGCGACCGCGATGCGCCAGCTCCTGCCCGGATCGGCTGCCCGTTGCGGTGAGCTGGCCCTCGCCGGCATCCGGCGCACGCTGCGAGCCGAGCTCCCACCCGAGGCGGACGCCATCCGGGCCGAGGTGCGGTCCTTCCTCGACGAGCTGCGCACCCACGAGAAGCCGGAGTGGAACCGTCGTATCGCTGATGCCGGCTACCTCGTCCCCTACTGGCCCCGGCCCTGGGGTCGGGACGCCGGACCGGTCGAGCAGTTGGTGATCGACGAGGAGTTCGCCGCGGCGCGGGTGCATCGGCCGCACCTGCAGGTCGGCACCTGGGTGCTGCCCACCCTCATCGCCCACGGGACCCTCGAGCAGCAGGAGCGCTGGATCCGACCGACCCTGTACGGGGAGATCCTGTGGTGTCAGATGTTCAGCGAGCCGGGCGCGGGCAGCGACCTGGCGTCGCTCACCACCCGGGCTGAGCGGGTCGAGGGTGGCTGGCTGCTCACCGGGCAGAAGGTCTGGACGACCATGGCCCATCTCGCCCACTGGGGCATCTGCCTGGCCCGCACCAACCCGCGGGTCGACAAGCACGAGGGCATCACCTGCTTCATGGTCGACATGTCGTCCCCGGGTCTCGACATCCGCCCGCTGCGCGAGCTGACGGGCCAGGCCCTGTTCAACGAGGTGTTTCTGGACGAGGTCTTCGTCCCCGACGACTGCGTCGTGGGAGGGGTCGACAATGGTTGGCAGGCGGCGCGCACCACGCTGGCGAACGAACGGGTGTCGATGGGGAGTGGGTCGTCGTTCGGGCCCGGCATGGAGGCGGTGCTGGCCATGAAGGGTGCGGCGGAGCACCTCGGGGAGGTCGGTGCCCTGGTCGCCGAAGGGGAGGCGATCGCGGTGCTCGGCCTGCGCTCGACGCTGCGCGCCTTGCACGGTGCCGAGCCCGGGCCGGAGTCCAGTCTGCGCAAGTTGCTCGGGGTGGAGCACGAGCAACGGGTCCAGGAGGTGGGCCTGGCGCTACTCGGCCCCGAAGGCGCGATCGACGAGGGCGAGGCCGCGGTGTGGATCGCCGGGTTCCTCGGCAACCGGGCGCTCTCCATCGCCGGGGGTACCAGTGACGTGCAGCGCAACATCATCGCCGAGCGCCTCCTCGGCCTTCCCCGGGACCCCTGA
- a CDS encoding amidohydrolase family protein, translating to MTVIDADAHVNEDPLAWTELEAAHPGWLSAGRSGGRWVAQIDGKLFPVQDGPGCGVPIDSATSPACAAGAADLDRRLADMDQEGIDVQVLFGGLMIGLSTYRDPGFAHDVARAYNDWLIDKVCGRAPERLKAVAVVPLQDVPRAIDELRRARGKGAVAVTIPPVLGEANLDDPALLPFFEAAAGEDVAVTIHSAPGMNVPLPAAGRFANYAQVHCLSFPVDQMVALTALAMGGVLDRLPRLRVGFMESGIGWVPYFLHRMHEHKEKRPELLAAMTGDPRDHLERGQLFFSFEAEEPLLEVCVEQLGADAWVYASDYPHWDSDFPGTVEACRAMAAPLGPEVTAKVLGGNAAQLYGLADEAAAAVAADASHGGHGGPAT from the coding sequence GTGACGGTGATCGACGCGGACGCGCACGTCAACGAGGACCCGCTGGCTTGGACCGAGCTGGAGGCAGCCCACCCGGGGTGGCTGTCGGCCGGGCGCTCCGGTGGGCGCTGGGTGGCCCAGATCGACGGCAAGCTCTTCCCCGTCCAGGACGGCCCGGGCTGCGGCGTGCCGATCGACTCCGCGACCTCCCCGGCCTGCGCCGCGGGGGCGGCGGACCTCGACCGGCGGCTGGCGGACATGGACCAGGAAGGCATCGACGTGCAGGTCCTCTTCGGAGGGCTGATGATCGGGCTGTCGACCTACCGGGACCCCGGCTTCGCCCACGACGTCGCCCGGGCCTACAACGACTGGCTGATCGACAAGGTGTGCGGACGGGCGCCCGAGCGGCTCAAGGCGGTGGCCGTGGTCCCGCTCCAGGACGTGCCTCGTGCGATCGACGAGCTGCGACGGGCCCGGGGCAAGGGGGCGGTGGCGGTGACCATCCCGCCGGTGCTCGGCGAGGCGAACCTCGATGATCCCGCGCTACTGCCGTTCTTCGAAGCGGCGGCTGGCGAGGACGTGGCCGTCACGATCCACTCCGCGCCGGGCATGAACGTGCCGCTCCCCGCGGCGGGCCGGTTCGCCAACTACGCGCAGGTCCACTGCCTGTCGTTCCCAGTCGATCAGATGGTGGCCCTCACCGCGCTGGCCATGGGCGGGGTGCTCGACCGGCTTCCGCGGCTGCGGGTGGGGTTCATGGAGTCGGGCATCGGCTGGGTGCCCTACTTCCTCCACCGGATGCACGAGCACAAGGAGAAGCGCCCCGAGCTGCTGGCGGCGATGACCGGCGATCCTCGGGACCACCTGGAGCGGGGCCAGCTGTTCTTCTCCTTCGAGGCCGAGGAGCCGCTGCTCGAGGTGTGCGTGGAGCAGCTGGGCGCCGACGCCTGGGTCTATGCGTCGGACTACCCGCACTGGGATTCGGACTTCCCCGGCACCGTCGAGGCATGCCGGGCGATGGCGGCCCCGCTCGGGCCGGAGGTCACCGCCAAGGTGCTCGGTGGCAACGCGGCGCAGCTGTACGGGTTGGCCGATGAAGCGGCTGCGGCGGTGGCAGCCGACGCATCGCACGGGGGGCACGGAGGCCCGGCCACGTGA
- a CDS encoding alpha/beta fold hydrolase has protein sequence MSAGSYDEFGLLHENAAEAGLPFDPARPPTVARSAVRAPTGHTISALVWGEGPAELVLLHGGGQNAHTWDTVALALDRPLVAIDLPGHGHSDWRPDKRYRPQEMAEDVAFAVAQLAPGATTMAGMSLGGLTALAALAERGELAERLALIDITPGVNAQKAEPILSFLDGPEVFASFDEILERTMAFNPTRSRSSLRRGVLHNAREREDGTWVWRYDLPTGERLDDLEHRFADLWDAVSALGCPLLLVQGGLSSVVDDDDVAELQRRKPGTEVIVVEDAGHSVQGDRPLELARILAAFHHGYHEGPAGSI, from the coding sequence GTGAGCGCCGGGAGCTACGACGAGTTCGGGCTGCTGCACGAGAACGCCGCCGAGGCCGGTCTCCCCTTCGATCCAGCTCGACCGCCCACGGTCGCCCGGTCGGCCGTTCGCGCTCCCACTGGGCACACCATCAGCGCGCTGGTGTGGGGGGAAGGGCCAGCGGAGCTCGTGCTACTGCACGGCGGGGGGCAGAACGCGCACACCTGGGACACGGTGGCGCTGGCACTCGACCGGCCCCTGGTGGCCATCGACCTGCCGGGACACGGGCACTCCGACTGGCGACCCGACAAGCGCTACCGGCCACAGGAGATGGCCGAGGACGTGGCGTTCGCCGTCGCGCAGCTCGCGCCGGGGGCGACGACGATGGCGGGGATGTCGCTCGGCGGTCTCACCGCCCTCGCCGCGCTGGCCGAGCGTGGCGAGCTGGCCGAGCGCCTGGCGCTGATCGACATCACTCCCGGGGTGAACGCGCAGAAGGCCGAACCCATCCTGTCGTTCCTCGACGGGCCCGAGGTGTTCGCGTCCTTCGACGAGATCCTCGAGCGCACGATGGCGTTCAACCCGACCCGTTCCCGCTCCTCGCTGCGCCGGGGGGTGCTGCACAACGCCCGCGAGCGCGAGGACGGGACCTGGGTGTGGCGCTACGACCTGCCCACCGGCGAGCGCCTCGACGACCTCGAGCATCGCTTCGCCGACCTCTGGGACGCCGTGTCCGCGCTCGGCTGTCCGCTGCTGTTGGTGCAGGGAGGGCTGTCGAGCGTGGTCGACGACGACGACGTGGCTGAGCTGCAGCGCCGCAAGCCCGGCACCGAGGTGATCGTGGTCGAGGATGCCGGCCACAGCGTGCAAGGTGACCGGCCGTTGGAGTTGGCCCGCATCCTGGCCGCCTTCCACCACGGGTACCACGAAGGACCGGCCGGGTCGATCTGA